The stretch of DNA GTCTGTAGTTAGAAATATATGTCACgcacaatttttgttttttatttgtgatgATAAATTTGTTTGGAAATTTTGGTGTAGTTATGCACTGAGTTAGAGGGGTTAAGCATGGTCTAAATGATATAATTTGTGCAACGTTTCATGATGTGATTgtaatatatgttgatgattgaataatataaaattaggtaATGTGTTATAATTACATTGGAAGTGTTGTCTCAGGAAGAAGTGAGAGGGCTTTAGAAGGCTCTAGGTAAGCTTGGGCTGACCATATAGATTTCACCTCGTAAAATCTCTTGGAGAGTGGTGGAGAATGTTTGACTCGACGAGGCTGTACGAGGTTGGGCTTTGGTGAAATACTAGGGAAGAGTAGTTCAAAGTAGAATTTATCTAGAGACTCTAAGGGAGTAGGAAGAAAAAGTTAGTTTGGTTCTAAAGATAAACTAGTTTGGATGGTAAGTTATGTGTGAGGatttttatgttgttgataTCTGGTGCTGAGATGACATGAGAGGATGTAATTTTTGGTGTTAGATAACCAAGTTGTGAatgaatatatgatataatgCTTTGTAATATATTGGGTGAGATAGTATCTTATTTGTTTCCATTTTCTTGAAAGTTATTGTTTTGAATATGTTTAGTTCATCCTTGCATGTTTGTGTGTGCATGACTGTAACGATTGTATTTTATACGGAAACAAATGTTAGTGCAGATGCAGGTTTGGATGCACGAGTAGTGAATTATAGTTAAAAAAGAGTGTGTTTTCCTTATTTGGTAATAAATTGgattatattttcaaactttttgtATTCATTGTTAAAAGTTATTATGGATATTTGAAGTTGGAATTTATTTTGAAggatttaataaatatatttatttccatTAAGTGATATATACGCTTTAATGATGTTATAAGTGTTgtgaattaaaagttttttaaattcattaattttacgAAGGAATTTAGTAGCATACCATGGAGTGTTAAATTTTAGATGGTTTTGGagtgaatttgttttatttgctcCACGATATAAATGAATCaagttatttttcaaaatagtttaaGAGATTTCAATTTAgtctaaagacaaaaataaatagttaataaCGTAATTATAATTTCTCTACATcacaatataaacaaattttcattgTATAACTTGTTCCATCAGCAATGCAGATTCTTCAGCGAAGTTGTCAACAACTCAGCTCGCATGCGAGGAATGTTGAAGATTAAGTATGAGTGAAGCACAAGTTAAAAAAAGCAAAcgttttgttaataataatttttttttttttcattctgtAACAcgttttttaatgtaaaattaaaaaataagattatttcaAGTGTCTATGCCAATCATGTTTATCATGTGGAAACCAGTTGTAATCTTTATGGAAGACAATCCTAAGCCAAACGAAATAATTTCAGGTGTTAAACTTTCCTTTCCAATATTCAACATAACCGTGTATCTATAATTCATTCAGAACTATTAGACAAGCTAGAAGCGTCTTGAATCAGTTAATTCATGTACTCCATAGTTATCCCAATCATGACTTGTTATTCAAAACCAAATCTATTGAAATCTAAACAGAAACTCGAATAATAAGAGCACTGTGCTGTCAAGTGTAcgttctttttcttatttaggGACACTTTTCAAGTACTCAATTCTCTTGCAGCCATCAATTCTTTACATAACACTTGATGCTCTCAATTTTTTCAACCCTCGAACCGACACTTAAGGCCTTTCAGTTATTCGATAACATTCCTCAATCATTCAATAACATCCCTCAATTATTCAAATAACACCTCCGAAGCTATATTGGCTCCCCTTCCACGGGCTATGTACAGGCCAACGTGATGCATCAATTCCTGCAGCATAGAAACAAGAATAAATTCATAGATAAGCATTGAAAACAATACACCCATCTTATCAGATAtgtctatttgaatttttttaatttatcatgtaAGATCAGCATGACAACTGCTTGCAATTTGACTGTCACAAAGACACAGACCATGTTATTGCTGACACAAGTTATTCTGGAAAAGGCACCAGAGCTCATAACTAGAGGTTATTGCAAAGTGTTCATAGTCATATATTAACAGAGAACGGATACATTTTTCCCAGCATAAGTCAGCATTCCtagatataatatatttaaatcctTATTGTCAGATGAGTTTCCATCGCCCAACATCTAAGTATTGAGATTCTGTTCATTATTCTACTTCCAGGCTATCGAgattatgtttatatttctGCAATACAAGTCAGCTCTGAAAAATAATTTCGGTGCAGGGTCGACAATAATCATACCCAGCACTAGAAAGAATAGCTGAATTGTCATCTGACCGAGTGCCGATGTTTAGgtaattaagatataaattcaagcaaagaaacattaaaaaaataaagtattccAGCAAAAGCCAAACTTCAATTTGAGCAAATACCTGTGGATGAGATACGAAATCCTTGTTAGTTTTGGCAACATGTAATGGCAAATCATAAGTAGCACAAGCTTGGGAAGACACTATCACATTTTCCAGAGGAGAGAGGAAACCACGGTTTCTTGCAGACAAGACAGAAGAAACAAAATCCAGCACGCATATATCAGTGCATATCCCAGCAACCAAAATCTGTTACAAGAAAAACCCAGACCCTTAGAACCTCAACAAAATTCTCATGaactaatgaaaataatatcGAAAATATGTCAACCTATGACAAGAAGAAATCTAGACAATTTTCATATataggaaaaaatatattttattttgacacAGCAACAGCGTAAGAGATTTTATTATGCTGATTTAGATCAAAGTTTAATcctttccatttttcatttgaGTTTAGGCCCCAGCTATAAATTTTGGGGTTTTAGTCTCTATAGTTTTATCTATTTAGCTATGATCCATATCAGTAAGTactaatttgtatatatattttcataacgTCAGTTTTAATCCTATAATTTTCTTTCGGGTTAATTGTCCagatattttattaagaatCGGTCGAGTATTTTAACTTAGTAAGATATTGGATACTTATAGataactaaaaagtaaaaactataACACCATAACCAACCCTAACTCGAAACAGGTCTTAGACCACCTGTTTCAAAAGTGAAGAGTCTCTTGTGCAACATTAGTTACTCCAATAACTGAGCACTTTTCTGCTTAAAATTTATACAGTAACAGATACTGAATTTCAAAGGAAAGGCTTACTTGTTTTATCTCATTATTTTTCACCCAATCAATGAAGACATTAGAACCATCTTTCTCAGTTGACCCAAGGAATCCATCAATGCAGTCTTTTTGCCTGAGTGTTGCATTGGGGTCGTTTTCCAACCACAGGAGATCTATAATAAATTCAGAGGAAACCAAACCAAAAAGCTAATAAGCACATATCCTCGAAACAACCCAATATTGATAACGAACTCAAACCACATTACAGGTGAAAACTAAATAAGGTAGCGTGTAGCACACTAACAGGACAGGACAGAAAGTTCTACTTGTTCCTTTCTGTTTGTTTCAACCATAAACCATGTCACCTTTTAAACATACCATTCCAACACGTCTGTACCAAAAACTAGGTACAACTACAACAACAATCTAATATAAAGAGTCATACATGACATTTAAAGCAATTACTATACAAGTAAACTTTACCATTAGAATTGCACGATAGTACAAAAGAAGTACTCGAAgtacattttcaataaattctAAAGGAAATTACCAGGAACGAGTTTTTCTTCGTTTGATCCTATAATACAGTGTGGTGGATAAGGGGGTTCGGGTTGGTCGGGGTGATGGCAATCAAGGAAAGCAAAAATCGGCCACTTTCTCTCAGAGAACGCTTTGGAAAGCCTCACAGATTCCTCCACCATATGAGAAATTCGCTCATCCGGTTGTTTCGGCGCCTTCGCAACACCAAAAGTGGCAAAACCGAAATTGCGCCacacaataatattataaacaaaacgcaaaaatgtaataataattaattatatagcAAGTAAGTACATGAAAAAACACCGACGAAAGAGACAAAGGGAGAATCCCAGTTCATTGAATGGTTTTACCAAGTtattataagaaacaaaaaacaaaagtatatatatttaccAAATTGCCAGCACCAACGGTGCAGAAGCCATTGACAACATCGACGAGTACGAGGCCGGTTTTGATGTTTGGCGACAACGTGAAAGGTTGTTGGTTGACGGGGATCTCCTCTCTCAGGAGCTCCACAGTGTTGGAAGAAACCATGTTTCTGAAACCGCGTTGTTTGAGCCAAGATTCTTGAAGCGTTTAAGGATGAATTCAGACCTTGACCAAGGTTAgaatcttaattatatatatattaatgattaaatataataaagtggCCTCATCATTTTCTCGTGGAACTAGTGAATGAGGAGAGGTCCAATTTGTTGGATGCAACTGCGTAAACCATTGGTTATCTTTTAATATTGAAGGAAACCAAAAATTACTTTATCCcgtgataaaatattaaatatttattaatttagtttacaTCCTGatatattttaggttaaatatgtttttaattcttatatttggtgtcattttggttttagtctctcttataatttagttctttaactttaaaaaactctggttttaatcatttttatccaatgttataatgaaacgtgtttgaaacgataaataaagttaaaataatttagtaaaaaagactaaaacaatagttttataaaattgaaggactaaattataccttagtttgaaagagagactaaaactaaaatcgtcccaaagtatagggactaaaaacatatttaatcctgtATTTTATAAACATTCAGAATTtgtctttatattattatatattattaatgttaaatgggtaatttaaataatttttgatatgcaaaatatttattaaataacaatcatttaaaagaaaaatgtgcaTAGATATTCTAGTAATGGATACCTCTAATTGGAACCACTAATAGATGAAGCGGGAATGTGGTTTGTATCTTTTATGATATGATGATACTGACCACGAgtattatttacaaaaacaaatttacttAAATTGGAGGCTATGCTGGATAGGTGTGACAAAACGCATCAATTTCACCCGTTTAAATCTAACTTTACTTCATTAAAAATAGAACCTATCACTTAACAATGGATTCGTTTTTACAATTGGGTCTATCAAACTGTCGGGTTAGTGGAATAGTTGGACTGTTAGGTTAAAATGGATTTATGTCAAGCTGCTTTTAAgtgtattattaataatttatcatttatttaaatataacatatatttgtattcgaatttttcattaaattaaaatatattcatatatattaaataatttattaagcTACCGAACTAGTAGTCTGCTAACCTGGATGAAGATggattttttacatttatattttttttaatgacgTACGGAATTAACATATCGAGCTAAGCAAGAAAAAATttcttacattttaattttaatttttttaatgatgtaaAAGTGAATGAGTTGTTGAGGTAAGCAAGATAGATTTAATGATGTTACCAAGTTGAAAAGCTCATCTTATCCCACTTTTTTTGGTCGGTTTACATGATTGGACCATGGGACTCCCCATTTGCCACCCATGCTGGAGTTGACACATCAAAGAATAGTTCATGTACACATCAATAGCTATTCGTacgttaatttttattttaaaagcattTTAATAGGATTGACAGGGTTAATTAAATGATGCAACCacgttttgtttttatttttaaataaaaggatTAGAAAACAACTAATGGTTAAAcagtaaaaatatatgaacaaatTGTTGGTTTAAATAGTGCTAAGGTTACATACAAATCTTTCATTAAGATTAGTTCATACATTAAGTCATGAACAAAAAAGTTCAACTTGTTTATATATTCGTTAATCAATTACTTATTAagagttaatttttatattatatcagTATAAAGATTATTTTACTGTTagctaattaaaaatattactattcCTTATTGTTAAGtaactctttaaaaaaaaaaataatcacatcGATacacaatatataattaaataatagtataatttGCTTTCACAAATTTTCCTTTcaaccattttcaaattttctatattgtcatttttcttccatctttaatGCTTTGTTCTTATGAatggatttgggggagatgatttgggggagatgatttgagtggatttgagggtaattttgttgttgttttttttagtagattttgtgggtaattgagagtggatttgagagtaaagttttgtgagaattagtgtacgatttgattgatgtgatagaattaaaaaatttgtttaattggtagaaatgaaagattatcaaaatgcccctagttatttaagtaatataaaatgtttttttaatgttatttttaaatttataattgttaataaagaaaggaaattaattaataataagtcaaattaattttggaaaagaaataaaaaatataattaagtaaaataaatatttttaaaaatttagtatttgtttgtaatataatttcttatcaaatactatcaatttatttgtttacgaaagtcaaattcattaattttaaacaaacatataattaaaaggagttattatatattacatgATCTAAAAAGAAGTCCCAACATCataacatacaaatatattattaatagttcATGATGACCTTGCTTCATTGAGGTAGCGTTGCAATGCATTGAAACGATATTGTTGCGGCATCCCTATTAGATGTCTTGTATAGGATGGATGCGAAGATAAAAAGTCGAAGTATTGTCtgaataaattttgatcttcaatGTTCATAGTctgtaataaattttgaatttcttctgTTGTTGGATTAGGTCGTTCAATAGTAGCATTTGATAGGGAATTTTGACGCTCCACGACCTCTATTAGTCGTTCAATAGCAGCAGATAGTCTTCTTCcttcattaattaattcttgCACTTCATCAATGATTTCATCCATGATTCGAGAATCCATCTGTTTTGCAGTTAATTTAATTgagcaataaataaaagtatggaAATTCATGTCAaagataataacattaaaaaataagtaatgcATAAGTCTTCAAACAAAGAAGTGAAATTAACACACTTAAGTCATGTAATGCATTATTAGTATAGTAATGGACTTAGTCATCTAAATTgtgaagaattaaattaacattttgatTAAGGTGAGCAAATTGCCGATTCATGTCAAGGGATAGGTTTGCCAAGTTATCTTCAATACGTTNNNNNNNNNNNNNNNNNNNNNNNNNNNNNNNNNNNNNNNNNNNNNNNNNNNNNNNNNNNNNNNNNNNNNNNNNNNNNNNNNNNNNNNNNNNNNNNNNNNNNNNNNNNNNNNNNNNNNNNNNNNNNNNNNNNNNNNNNNNNNNNNNNNNNNNNNNNNNNNNNNNNNNNNNNNNNNNNNNNNNNNNNNNNNNNNNNNNNNNNNNNNNNNNNNNNNNNNNNNNNNNNNNNNNNNNNNNNNNNNNNNNNNNNNNNNNNNNNNNNNNNNNNNNNNNNNNNNNNNNNNNNNNNNNNNNNNNNNNNNNNNNNNNNNNNNNNNNNNNNNNNNNNNNNNNNNNNNNNNNNNNNNNNNNNNNNNNNNNNNNNNNNNNNNNNNNNNNNNNNNNNNNNNNNNNNNNNNNNNNNNNNNTGGCATCACCATCAACATGTACTCCACAATATTGCATTATCTGTGTGATGAGGACACCATATGGTAGGGGTGTGTCACTGGCCTTGCATTTAAGCATATGTTGCATGACGTGATGAGGCCAATTGAGagctacattatttttaatcagcCATATCATGAAGATATCCTCTTGCAATACCTTTGCAAAATTTGCAGGTCGTGGAGTCAGCATGTGCACAATAACATAATGCAGAAGtctatcattaatattcaaacacCCAACTGTTTTAACATGTTGACCCTGCATTTCTGGTCTAACCATAGTAGCTACTGCCATCTCCCGATCATAGTGAAAGTCATCTGGGATATTTGAAAAAGACAACTTTTGNCNCTNATATTTCATATTAGCAACATTCAACCAATCAACAGGTTTCaatctaattcttcttttgttcaCCTCACTCATCAAATATCCATTTCCAGAAATCTTCAGATTTGAgtaaaaaactttgattaagtNTGGATAAAAGGGTCCCTGCAATGTAAGAAATTCCACCACCCCTTGaaatagaagattatgttgGAAAAGTAATCCTGAACCGGCAAATGATtcgaaattcattatttttggaAGAACAATATTCCTAGTGTAGAAATCAGCTGCATAGTTTTCCATTTGATGGCTGTGACTGCAAAAACGACGCTGATCTAATTGTTCTTCATCAAATGCTCTTATATCAACTGCATCTTCTGCCACATTTtgagtttcttttcctttgcGGCTTTTTCTAGGCCTTTTGGTTGATGAATAGGCCATTTAAGAATTTCTTCAACAAAACATCATGTGTAGAATAACAAGGTTATTGATAACAAAGTATTGATAATAAGAAATGATCGAAAAGCAAAGTCAAACCATTACATAAATACCATAACAATAATGTCAAATAGTCATACATCCAAATCagaaattcataaatacattCCAAGTACATGACATAATAAAGATCATTATCAGAAGTAGTTAGATAACCAAGCCTAAAGTTCACCACGGGACTTCATTTGACATAATTTATTCCACCGTTTGTGTGGTGGAAGTCCCATCAACTTCTTCACACATTTGGGCTTTTCACATAAGTAGTCATAGCATTGGTCCAACAAAGATTCATCAGCTATGTTCATACCACTCAGCATATTATAAATGTCAGCTTCAGTGTAGGTGTAGTTTGTGGTACGACGTAGTATTTCATTCCGTTCTTTCATAGTTGTTACCTGCTCCACGGCTGCATTAGAAATAGTaccaaaatgaacattttatGAACTCAGGACATTGGTGAAACCGTCCAAGCTGGTAGTGAACTTCTCAAATTGGGCTTCAAGAACATCCGCTGTAGGTGCCTTCCTTTTCGAACCTCTTGAAGATGAAGTCCCACCGGATGGGACTGAAGGCACAGATTGAGTCCCACCTGTACTATATTCATCAACAGAGGGAGGAGGTGATGGGGGAGTTGGGTCTCTATAACCCATCCAGTCAGGCTACTCAGGAGTGTACTCAACATTATGGTTGAGATCAACATTAACACGAGGCGCATCCCGCCCTCGACGTATTTGACGAGCTGTCCTAACAGCACTCCCTGTAGCTCGATCCGCAGCCCATAACTCCACCATTAAATCGTAATGGCGGATACTGTTCACTCTCCACTTTGCGGCAGTTGGCCTCGACTGcacaataaacattaaaaatagatttttacatattttcatatataaaaatatatgttgcactttgtatttattttaatatacctgAATGAGGTCCATCCAAACCTCGTCCTCCGCATCAAATCGCATAGTAATGGGGTTCCAAGCAAAGTCGCTTAATCCAGAAAAGAGGTCATGAACCTCACGCCATTTATCTTTCAAGACTTTCTGACggtttttaacattattttttgtaatggcAACATACCCAGAGACATGTAAATGATCAACAATGTTAGTATACGCTTGGGATGTCCAACTCCCATCAACCCTATTACCGATTCTTGATTCCTCAATCATACAGTGAAGCAGACATGCGTCCATGTCCTCAGTCCATTTCATGAACTCTCTGGTTGGAACAGAGGACTCAGTGGCGATTGTCTTACCTCTATTCATTGTTGACCtactttataaacaaaatagttagaatttaagattaaacatccataatataatttcattgtCATACAACAAACAGCAAATAGGcaaacaaatacaataaaagtaaaacaactAAGAGTTCTGATAATCTCGCCACATATGATCCGCTATGGCATCCCTAATACTACTACCCATCCTATGATCCTCTTCCCTAACTTGAGACGATGAAACATTATGCTCTTCTCTTTCATTGAACTCATTATCAACTTCATCAAGTAATGAGTCATCATGATCCACACTAGGAAGGAAGTTGTGTAAGATACAACATGCTAAGATAATCTCTGTCATCGTCTCCAAATCGTAGTGTGGTTCAATGCCACTTGCAATGATAGGGAATCTTTTTTTCAACACCCCAAAAGTTCTTTCAATAAcatttctcaaggatgaatgTTGATGATTAAACAACTCGCGTGCATTTTGTGGTCCTCTGCGTGTATATTCCTTAAGGTGATATCTGACGCCTCTATATGGAGTCAAAACAGTGCTTTTCAACATAAATCCAGCATCACCGAGGTAGTATTTTCCTACAATTTTGAACATGTAGAACTATTTAGTCCTTGCTAACATATATAGGCATTTAGTCATCAACTTCGCAATGTACACACTAACCTTGCGGTATAACCAACGGATCATCTCGATCAAgagcattttttaaaattcttgaatCCGATGCAGTGCCTTCCCACCCAGCAAGAACGTATGTGaatttcatgtcaaaatcaCACGCGGCGAACACATTTTGAGTTGgccaatcttttcttcctcgaaATCTCGGAGCATCAGATCTTGGCACCTTGACACGAACATGAGTACCGTCTATGGCCCCTAAACAATCCTGAACATACAAATAGGAAGAGATGATAAAAGTCTAAAATTGTCATAATTCTTTCATCTAACAACATGTACAAATGTTTTTAAATCAGTACCTTAAAGTACGGGTAAAATCGATTGTTGTTGAAGATATATGGTTGAACCTCATTTCCCGAGGGTT from Vigna radiata var. radiata cultivar VC1973A unplaced genomic scaffold, Vradiata_ver6 scaffold_265, whole genome shotgun sequence encodes:
- the LOC106755153 gene encoding nicotinamidase 1-like: MVSSNTVELLREEIPVNQQPFTLSPNIKTGLVLVDVVNGFCTVGAGNLAPKQPDERISHMVEESVRLSKAFSERKWPIFAFLDCHHPDQPEPPYPPHCIIGSNEEKLVPDLLWLENDPNATLRQKDCIDGFLGSTEKDGSNVFIDWVKNNEIKQILVAGICTDICVLDFVSSVLSARNRGFLSPLENVIVSSQACATYDLPLHVAKTNKDFVSHPQELMHHVGLYIARGRGANIASEVLFE
- the LOC106755150 gene encoding protein ALP1-like; the encoded protein is MEEELDLSSLEPEDIDDDVLGVDFNIISIIRRHLEITTTLAAVTMLCIVAHALSILEMYWSDSSSDCLGAIDGTHVRVKVPRSDAPRFRGRKDWPTQNVFAACDFDMKFTYVLAGWEGTASDSRILKNALDRDDPLVIPQGKYYLGDAGFMLKSTVLTPYRGVRYHLKEYTRRGPQNARELFNHQHSSLRNVIERTFGVLKKRFPIIASGIEPHYDLETMTEIILACCILHNFLPSVDHDDSLLDEVDNEFNEREEHNVSSSQVREEDHRMGSSIRDAIADHMWRDYQNS
- the LOC106755149 gene encoding uncharacterized protein LOC106755149 encodes the protein MNRGKTIATESSVPTREFMKWTEDMDACLLHCMIEESRIGNRVDGSWTSQAYTNIVDHLHVSGYVAITKNNVKNRQKVLKDKWREVHDLFSGLSDFAWNPITMRFDAEDEVWMDLIQSRPTAAKWRVNSIRHYDLMVELWAADRATGSAVRTARQIRRGRDAPRVNVDLNHNVEYTPE